From Paenibacillus sp. V4I7, one genomic window encodes:
- the pabC gene encoding aminodeoxychorismate lyase, with translation MIISVNGILTDDKEAVVSVYDHGFLYGLGLFETFRTYKKEPFLLPEHLRRLTEGCRELGIGYEPDLAHIQRLIDELLKANNLEDAYIRYSVSAGIDILGLPSGVYQNPTEIIYIKPLTPRDEKIYKQGKALQLLKLPRNTPEGLYRFKSFHYMNNILAKRELQQYAWAVGAEGLMLTEEGYVAEGIVSNIFFIKDKVCYTPSLDTGILPGITRAYVLQLAQQQQIPTQGGLYRWEDLMEADEVFLVNSIQEIVPITTLFTPSGQSHAVGSGIVGPITRQLSELYN, from the coding sequence ATGATTATTAGCGTCAATGGGATTCTAACGGATGATAAGGAAGCTGTGGTCTCGGTTTACGATCACGGCTTTCTTTACGGCCTCGGCCTTTTTGAGACATTTCGCACCTATAAGAAAGAACCGTTCCTGCTGCCCGAGCATCTTAGGCGTCTCACAGAGGGCTGCCGTGAGCTTGGGATTGGCTATGAGCCAGACCTTGCGCACATTCAGCGTCTGATTGATGAGCTGCTTAAAGCCAATAACCTCGAGGATGCGTATATCCGCTACTCCGTATCGGCCGGAATTGATATTCTTGGGCTGCCATCAGGCGTCTATCAAAATCCGACAGAGATCATTTACATCAAGCCGCTTACACCAAGGGACGAGAAGATCTATAAACAGGGCAAAGCGCTGCAGCTGCTGAAGCTGCCTCGTAATACACCGGAGGGTCTATACCGATTCAAGTCCTTTCACTATATGAACAATATCTTGGCCAAAAGAGAATTACAGCAGTATGCCTGGGCAGTTGGTGCAGAAGGCCTGATGCTGACCGAAGAAGGCTACGTAGCTGAAGGCATCGTGAGCAACATCTTTTTCATAAAGGATAAAGTCTGTTATACGCCATCACTGGATACAGGCATCTTACCAGGCATCACAAGGGCTTATGTGTTACAGCTGGCACAGCAGCAGCAAATTCCAACGCAGGGTGGCCTCTACAGATGGGAAGATCTCATGGAAGCCGATGAGGTTTTTCTCGTTAATTCCATACAAGAGATCGTACCCATTACGACTTTGTTCACACCCAGTGGACAATCTCACGCCGTTGGAAGTGGCATTGTAGGTCCGATAACCCGCCAACTTAGCGAGCTTTATAACTAA
- the pabA gene encoding aminodeoxychorismate/anthranilate synthase component II yields the protein MILVIDNYDSFTYNLVQYLGEIGEEVIVHRNDEIDLAGVEALSPDHILISPGPCTPNEAGISLSLIDHFKGKVPIFGVCLGHQSIGQAFGGDVIRAERLMHGKTSEIFHDGKTLFEGLPSPFVATRYHSLIVKTETLPDCLEVSARTAEGEIMALRHKEYAIEGVQFHPESIITQHGHQILRNFLRRTAKAGV from the coding sequence ATGATTTTAGTGATTGATAATTATGATTCGTTTACGTACAACCTCGTCCAATATTTGGGGGAGATCGGTGAAGAAGTCATCGTTCATCGCAATGACGAAATTGATTTAGCTGGCGTTGAGGCTCTATCACCGGATCATATTTTAATATCTCCGGGTCCTTGCACACCGAATGAAGCCGGAATTAGCTTATCACTTATCGACCATTTCAAGGGTAAAGTCCCCATCTTCGGCGTCTGTCTAGGCCATCAATCCATTGGTCAAGCTTTTGGCGGCGATGTCATTCGCGCAGAGCGCTTAATGCACGGTAAAACCTCAGAGATTTTCCATGATGGTAAAACCTTGTTCGAAGGGCTACCATCCCCTTTTGTAGCGACTCGGTATCATTCCTTAATCGTCAAAACCGAGACGCTGCCTGATTGCTTAGAAGTAAGTGCACGCACTGCAGAGGGTGAAATTATGGCATTACGCCATAAGGAATATGCGATTGAAGGTGTGCAGTTCCACCCAGAATCGATCATTACTCAGCACGGTCATCAGATCCTACGGAATTTTCTTCGCCGCACGGCCAAAGCAGGAGTTTAA
- the cysK gene encoding cysteine synthase A, with amino-acid sequence MARLVQSITDLIGDTPLVRLNRVVPEGSAEIYVKLEYQNPGASVKDRIAISMIEVAEQEGELKPGDTIIEPTSGNTGIGIALVAAAKGYKAILVMPETMSLERRNLLRAYGAQLVLTPGAEGMKGAIKRAEELQAENPSYFIPQQFKNLANVKVHRETTGPEIVEAINAHDGKLDAFISGIGTGGTITGAGGVLKENFPNIKIYAIEPAASPVLSGGKPGPHKIQGIGAGFVPDILNTSIYDEIIAVENEDAFETSRRVAKEEGILGGISSGAAIFAALKVAKELGAGKRVVAVIPSNGERYLSTPLYQFEEQ; translated from the coding sequence ATGGCAAGATTAGTACAAAGCATTACAGATTTGATTGGCGATACACCACTTGTTCGTTTAAACCGCGTTGTTCCGGAAGGAAGCGCAGAGATTTATGTGAAACTCGAGTACCAAAATCCAGGTGCCAGCGTAAAAGACCGTATTGCTATCTCCATGATCGAAGTGGCTGAGCAAGAAGGTGAATTGAAGCCAGGCGATACGATTATTGAGCCAACTAGCGGTAACACAGGAATCGGAATAGCTTTAGTAGCAGCTGCAAAAGGATATAAGGCGATTCTGGTTATGCCGGAAACGATGTCTTTGGAAAGACGCAACCTGCTTCGCGCCTATGGAGCTCAGCTGGTTCTGACGCCAGGAGCAGAAGGAATGAAAGGCGCGATCAAACGTGCTGAGGAGCTTCAAGCAGAGAATCCTTCCTATTTCATCCCGCAACAATTCAAAAACCTAGCAAACGTGAAGGTTCACCGTGAAACAACAGGTCCGGAAATCGTTGAAGCCATTAATGCTCATGATGGCAAATTGGACGCTTTTATTTCGGGTATCGGTACGGGCGGAACTATTACAGGCGCAGGTGGCGTACTGAAAGAAAACTTCCCGAACATCAAGATTTATGCCATTGAACCTGCTGCATCCCCGGTACTTTCCGGCGGCAAGCCAGGTCCTCATAAAATTCAAGGGATCGGCGCAGGCTTTGTTCCAGACATTCTGAACACAAGCATCTACGACGAAATTATTGCCGTTGAAAACGAAGATGCTTTCGAAACTTCACGCCGTGTAGCCAAAGAAGAAGGTATCCTTGGTGGTATCTCCTCAGGTGCAGCGATTTTTGCAGCGCTTAAAGTTGCTAAAGAACTTGGCGCAGGCAAACGTGTAGTTGCTGTGATTCCAAGTAACGGTGAGCGTTACCTTTCTACGCCACTGTATCAATTCGAAGAGCAATAA
- a CDS encoding type III pantothenate kinase, whose product MILVIDVGNTNIVLGLYQERTLLHHWRVSTNRSATVDEYGMQLHSLFQHSDISFAQVEGVIVSSVVPPLMNVMENLCLHYLKRTPFIVGPGIKTGLNVRVDNPKEVGADRIVNAVAALELYGAPCIIVDFGTATTYDYIDPSQQLVGCAIAPGIGISTEALYQKAAKLPRIELVKPKSVVGRNTVAAMQAGIIFGYVGQVDGIVERVIQEFNVNPTVIATGGLAELISSESRTIQIVNPLLTLQGLQMIYEKNA is encoded by the coding sequence ATGATTCTCGTTATCGATGTTGGGAATACGAACATTGTGCTCGGCCTCTATCAAGAGCGGACGCTCCTTCATCACTGGCGGGTTAGTACAAACCGTTCAGCGACAGTCGATGAGTATGGGATGCAGCTGCATAGCCTGTTTCAACACTCGGACATTTCATTTGCACAGGTGGAAGGAGTCATTGTCTCTTCCGTCGTCCCCCCGCTTATGAATGTAATGGAAAACCTTTGCTTACACTATTTGAAAAGGACGCCATTCATCGTTGGTCCTGGCATTAAGACAGGGCTGAACGTGCGTGTAGACAATCCCAAAGAGGTCGGCGCTGATCGCATTGTAAATGCTGTCGCGGCTCTTGAGCTGTACGGGGCACCTTGTATCATTGTTGATTTCGGGACGGCCACCACATACGACTACATCGATCCTTCCCAGCAGCTTGTCGGCTGTGCGATTGCACCAGGAATCGGGATCTCAACGGAAGCCTTATATCAGAAGGCGGCGAAGCTGCCGCGCATCGAGCTGGTCAAGCCGAAGAGCGTCGTTGGTCGTAATACCGTAGCCGCGATGCAGGCAGGGATTATTTTCGGCTATGTAGGCCAAGTTGATGGGATTGTCGAACGTGTCATTCAAGAATTTAATGTAAATCCAACAGTTATTGCTACAGGCGGTCTTGCAGAGTTGATTTCCAGTGAATCTCGTACCATTCAGATCGTCAATCCATTGCTAACACTGCAAGGTTTACAAATGATTTATGAGAAAAATGCATAA
- a CDS encoding helix-turn-helix domain-containing protein, with protein MEKSSVAQRIRAFRKLKGYTQNELADLLGVSIAILGAIERGTRKPDTKIINKISQVLNIEPDELVATVAR; from the coding sequence ATGGAAAAAAGCTCAGTAGCTCAGCGTATACGCGCTTTTCGTAAGTTAAAAGGGTACACTCAGAACGAATTAGCTGATTTACTTGGTGTGTCTATTGCCATCTTAGGTGCTATTGAAAGAGGTACGCGTAAACCGGATACCAAAATAATAAATAAAATCTCGCAAGTTTTAAATATTGAACCGGATGAGTTAGTCGCAACGGTTGCGAGATGA
- a CDS encoding anthranilate synthase component I family protein — MILTTVEQWRNWSSTYTMLPYVIKLGLADDRIASWQEAWKEAAPDSFVLESGKGGRYTCFGLQPFSTVHGYGLDAEMTMINKSHISKPEVSRLHGKPLDIVKQWMSAYHSPKVEGAPKFLGGCVGYWSYDVIRTIEKLQEQAANDLPIPDYSFAMYDQVWTLDHIDKSLYIAVHMPLGQSRAADDTYLRQLYAQAHAEAEAMLTRWHAIRSSSWSGSHLGGTKQPAIAREQLHIDVENIAGIQPAFGKADYIAAVQRIQAYISQGDVFQVNLSVRQSRQLRTTPEEIYEALRIVNPSPYMGLLRFAGFALVSGSPELLVQLEDGILRTRPIAGTRPRGKDEQDDLRLAGELIDNDKERAEHVMLVDLERNDLGRISKYGSVHVKDFMVIEYYSHVMHIVSEVVGELAEGKDAYDVIAATFPGGTITGAPKIRTMEIIEELEPVRRGPYTGSMGWIDYNGNMEFNIIIRTLVAVQGMGHIQAGAGIVIDSIPEREYIESLNKAKAMWKAIEYSERSMSRA, encoded by the coding sequence ATGATCCTAACAACAGTAGAGCAATGGCGTAATTGGTCCTCCACGTATACGATGCTGCCTTATGTCATTAAACTGGGACTTGCCGACGACCGGATCGCTTCTTGGCAAGAAGCGTGGAAAGAAGCCGCACCTGATTCCTTTGTTCTAGAAAGCGGCAAAGGGGGGCGTTACACGTGCTTCGGTTTACAGCCGTTTTCTACCGTTCATGGATACGGTTTGGATGCGGAAATGACGATGATCAATAAAAGTCATATCAGCAAGCCGGAAGTATCGCGTCTGCATGGTAAGCCGCTCGATATTGTGAAGCAATGGATGTCAGCTTATCATAGCCCTAAAGTCGAAGGGGCCCCTAAGTTTCTTGGCGGCTGTGTAGGTTATTGGAGCTATGACGTGATTCGCACCATTGAGAAACTCCAGGAGCAAGCGGCAAATGACTTGCCGATTCCGGATTATAGCTTCGCTATGTATGATCAAGTTTGGACCTTGGATCATATCGATAAGAGCCTGTACATTGCGGTGCATATGCCGCTTGGGCAGAGCCGAGCAGCCGATGACACTTATCTCCGGCAGCTTTACGCACAGGCGCACGCTGAGGCCGAGGCGATGCTCACTCGCTGGCATGCGATCCGTTCCAGCAGCTGGTCAGGCTCGCACCTGGGCGGTACGAAGCAACCGGCGATCGCGCGTGAGCAGCTGCACATCGACGTCGAGAACATCGCAGGCATTCAGCCTGCCTTCGGCAAAGCCGATTACATCGCGGCGGTGCAGCGCATCCAAGCCTACATCTCCCAAGGTGACGTGTTCCAAGTCAACTTGTCCGTTAGACAGAGCCGGCAGCTGCGCACGACGCCGGAGGAGATCTACGAGGCGCTGCGCATCGTCAATCCCTCGCCTTACATGGGCTTGCTGCGCTTCGCAGGCTTCGCCCTCGTCTCCGGCTCGCCGGAGCTGCTCGTGCAGCTTGAGGACGGTATCCTGCGGACGCGTCCTATCGCTGGCACGCGCCCGCGCGGCAAGGACGAGCAGGATGACCTACGCCTAGCCGGTGAGCTCATCGACAACGACAAAGAGCGTGCCGAGCACGTCATGCTGGTCGATCTCGAGCGCAACGATCTTGGCCGCATCTCGAAGTATGGCTCCGTCCATGTGAAAGACTTCATGGTCATCGAATACTACTCCCATGTGATGCATATCGTCTCGGAAGTCGTCGGCGAGCTCGCAGAGGGGAAGGACGCTTATGATGTCATTGCTGCGACCTTCCCTGGAGGCACGATAACAGGCGCTCCAAAGATTCGCACCATGGAAATTATTGAAGAATTAGAGCCGGTTCGCCGCGGACCCTATACAGGATCCATGGGGTGGATTGACTATAATGGAAATATGGAATTTAATATTATTATACGGACGCTTGTAGCCGTTCAAGGGATGGGTCATATTCAAGCAGGGGCTGGTATCGTTATTGATTCCATACCCGAACGTGAGTACATTGAATCCTTGAATAAAGCCAAAGCGATGTGGAAAGCCATAGAATATAGCGAGCGGAGCATGAGCCGAGCTTAA
- a CDS encoding peptidyl-prolyl cis-trans isomerase, with the protein MQNVKRLWGVIIVMAVGNLVLASLLVTHTINQSEPSQPPEPEKQGEQKNDRVVAKVGNREMTILELQTALERHYGAELLGQMLDREVIRLEGNETGISIGSAELNRELKRMQQGYESEQQFYASMQNQLGLSEQEIKEDVTNKLLLEKLATKHIQITDAQVEDYMMTHADEFKQDTEYNILQIIVSTKDQANKVIAELAKGESFATLARDRSLDDATNNTGGDLGWIEGDDPFVAAPVLEAAKLLKVGEVSKPVPLPQGFAIVKLINRREKVNPDLVFVRENVRRELALREAPPLKDYVQQLRGKWKVSILDPQLR; encoded by the coding sequence ATGCAGAACGTGAAGCGATTGTGGGGAGTCATTATCGTGATGGCTGTAGGTAATCTCGTGCTCGCATCCTTGCTGGTCACCCATACCATAAACCAATCAGAACCAAGTCAACCACCAGAACCTGAGAAGCAGGGTGAGCAGAAGAATGATCGGGTAGTCGCCAAAGTTGGAAATCGTGAGATGACCATTCTGGAGCTTCAAACAGCTCTTGAACGTCATTATGGGGCAGAACTGCTGGGTCAAATGTTGGATCGTGAAGTGATACGTCTAGAAGGTAACGAGACGGGGATTTCGATTGGAAGCGCGGAGTTGAACCGTGAGTTGAAACGGATGCAGCAAGGTTATGAGAGTGAGCAACAATTTTATGCATCCATGCAAAATCAGTTAGGATTGTCAGAGCAAGAAATCAAGGAAGATGTAACCAATAAGCTGTTACTTGAGAAGCTCGCAACCAAACATATTCAGATAACGGATGCTCAGGTAGAAGACTATATGATGACGCATGCCGATGAATTCAAGCAAGATACCGAATATAATATCCTTCAAATTATCGTGTCAACCAAGGATCAAGCGAATAAAGTCATTGCGGAGCTGGCGAAAGGAGAGAGTTTTGCGACTCTTGCCAGAGATCGTTCCCTAGATGATGCAACCAATAACACCGGCGGTGATTTGGGCTGGATTGAAGGAGACGATCCCTTTGTTGCTGCTCCCGTTCTTGAAGCGGCGAAATTGCTGAAGGTTGGAGAAGTAAGTAAGCCAGTCCCTCTGCCACAAGGATTCGCGATTGTGAAGCTGATAAATCGGCGAGAGAAAGTAAATCCAGATCTTGTTTTCGTTCGAGAAAATGTGCGGAGAGAGCTAGCGCTTCGGGAAGCGCCACCTCTTAAGGATTATGTGCAGCAGCTTCGAGGGAAATGGAAGGTTAGCATTCTTGACCCTCAATTGCGTTGA
- the hslO gene encoding Hsp33 family molecular chaperone HslO: MGDYLIRGTALEGKVRAFAVETTVLTEEISQRHQTTPTATAALGRTAAAGLLIAAMLKGEEHLIVQVKGDGPIGQIVVDANAKGEVRGYVDNPLVDPPLKENGKLDIAAAVGTDGFLYITKDLGMKEPYKGSVPLVSGELAEDFTYYFAMSEQTPSAVALGVLVNTDHSILASGGFVIQLLPGLTNDEIGEIEEMLARIPSFTSMLGGGLNLEEILQTVLPSFQKLDQMDVMFRCKCSRERVETTLISLGKTELQEILEDEGFAEVVCHFCNEAYRFNEDDLKRMIEL; this comes from the coding sequence ATGGGTGATTATTTAATTCGAGGAACGGCGCTGGAAGGAAAAGTTCGCGCTTTTGCCGTGGAAACGACTGTCCTCACAGAAGAAATTAGTCAAAGACACCAAACAACACCAACAGCCACAGCCGCTTTAGGAAGAACGGCAGCAGCGGGACTTCTCATTGCAGCCATGCTCAAGGGTGAAGAGCATCTTATTGTTCAAGTTAAAGGCGATGGACCCATCGGTCAAATTGTAGTCGATGCTAATGCGAAGGGTGAGGTACGCGGTTATGTCGATAATCCGTTGGTTGATCCTCCCCTTAAAGAGAATGGCAAGCTAGATATTGCTGCTGCGGTGGGAACTGATGGATTTTTGTACATAACGAAAGATTTAGGTATGAAAGAACCTTATAAAGGCAGTGTTCCGCTCGTTTCAGGAGAATTGGCTGAAGATTTCACCTATTATTTTGCCATGTCTGAACAAACGCCATCGGCTGTAGCTCTCGGGGTATTGGTCAATACGGATCACTCCATTCTTGCCTCAGGCGGATTCGTTATTCAATTGCTCCCAGGATTAACAAATGATGAAATTGGGGAGATTGAAGAGATGCTCGCTCGCATTCCTTCCTTCACCAGTATGCTCGGTGGGGGTTTGAATTTAGAGGAAATCCTTCAAACCGTACTCCCATCTTTCCAGAAGCTTGATCAAATGGATGTCATGTTCCGCTGTAAATGCAGTCGTGAAAGAGTTGAAACAACGCTTATTTCCTTAGGGAAGACAGAGCTGCAAGAAATTCTTGAAGATGAAGGGTTTGCTGAAGTCGTTTGTCATTTCTGCAATGAAGCTTATCGCTTTAACGAAGATGATTTGAAGCGGATGATTGAACTATAG
- the folB gene encoding dihydroneopterin aldolase translates to MDKITLSRMQFFGNHGVFPEENKLGQRFYVDVELILPLDKPGKSDHLDDTVNYGEVFFKVKEVVEGRTYKLIEALAENIASELLHTYTSINAVTVRVIKPHPPFAVFFDGVTVEINRKRANE, encoded by the coding sequence TTGGATAAAATAACACTCTCCCGCATGCAGTTCTTTGGTAATCATGGTGTTTTTCCGGAAGAGAATAAGCTTGGTCAACGCTTTTATGTAGATGTAGAGCTTATACTTCCGCTGGACAAGCCGGGCAAGTCGGATCATCTGGATGATACGGTTAATTACGGGGAAGTATTTTTCAAAGTCAAAGAGGTTGTGGAAGGTCGTACTTACAAATTAATTGAGGCTTTAGCAGAAAATATTGCATCCGAGCTGCTGCATACTTATACTAGTATCAATGCAGTGACGGTTCGCGTCATTAAGCCGCATCCGCCCTTTGCCGTATTTTTTGACGGGGTAACTGTAGAGATTAACCGAAAGCGGGCAAATGAATGA
- the folP gene encoding dihydropteroate synthase → MKVLSCRGHELPIGDRTIIMGILNVTPDSFSDGGNYVRVEDAVRRARQMVAEGADIIDIGGESTRPGFAKVTQEEELQRVIPVIEAISKEVNIPISIDTYKAEVAKQALEAGAHIINDVWGGQADVRMAEVAASYDCPFIITHNRVNPTYSDFLRDVTTDLQLYANQAREVGVREERIILDPGIGFAKTYEQNLFLMNHLRAIVDLGYPVLLGTSRKSVIGLTLNLPPEERLEGTASTVVLGIAQGCGMIRVHDIQAMKRLAVMTDAIIRSQLT, encoded by the coding sequence ATGAAAGTGTTATCCTGTAGAGGACATGAGCTGCCCATTGGTGATCGAACGATCATTATGGGCATATTAAACGTAACCCCGGACTCCTTCTCGGACGGCGGGAATTACGTAAGGGTAGAGGACGCGGTGCGCAGAGCTCGCCAAATGGTGGCTGAAGGTGCTGATATCATTGATATCGGGGGAGAATCGACCCGACCGGGCTTTGCCAAGGTCACACAAGAAGAAGAACTGCAAAGGGTTATTCCGGTCATTGAGGCAATAAGTAAGGAAGTAAACATTCCTATTTCTATAGATACTTACAAAGCGGAGGTCGCGAAGCAAGCATTAGAAGCGGGGGCGCATATCATCAATGATGTTTGGGGCGGCCAAGCCGACGTTCGAATGGCAGAAGTAGCGGCCAGTTACGATTGTCCATTTATCATTACGCATAACCGTGTGAACCCGACTTATTCTGATTTTCTCCGTGACGTTACTACAGACTTACAGCTCTATGCGAATCAAGCAAGAGAAGTTGGCGTTCGGGAAGAGCGTATTATTTTAGATCCAGGCATCGGATTTGCCAAAACCTACGAGCAGAATTTGTTCCTCATGAATCATCTGCGTGCGATTGTTGATCTCGGATATCCGGTCCTTTTAGGTACGTCCCGTAAAAGCGTCATTGGCCTAACGCTCAATCTGCCTCCTGAGGAACGTCTGGAAGGAACTGCATCGACCGTGGTGCTTGGAATTGCCCAAGGCTGTGGGATGATCAGAGTACACGATATTCAAGCGATGAAACGTTTAGCGGTTATGACTGATGCCATCATTCGTTCGCAGTTAACCTAA
- the folK gene encoding 2-amino-4-hydroxy-6-hydroxymethyldihydropteridine diphosphokinase, whose product MTAEEREQGTIAYVALGSNIDDREHYLQDAITALNQESGITVTGLSSIYETEPVGYVDQSAFLNMVIQIITVLPAEELLFTMLAIEKRLGRTRDLRWGPRTIDLDLLLYGDHQLTTPDLIIPHPRMHERAFVLVPLTEVLYKRQDAAFEFISAHLEKLEGKEGVILWKKAQ is encoded by the coding sequence ATGACAGCCGAAGAACGAGAACAAGGCACGATAGCTTATGTCGCATTGGGATCCAATATAGATGATCGTGAACACTATTTGCAGGATGCGATTACAGCGCTGAATCAGGAATCGGGCATAACGGTGACTGGATTATCCAGCATCTACGAAACCGAACCGGTTGGCTATGTTGATCAATCTGCTTTTCTTAATATGGTTATTCAAATCATCACCGTTTTACCTGCAGAAGAGTTGTTGTTCACTATGCTTGCCATCGAGAAAAGACTGGGTCGAACGCGCGACTTGCGCTGGGGCCCGAGAACGATCGACTTGGATTTACTCCTTTACGGCGACCATCAGCTTACAACCCCCGACTTGATCATTCCGCATCCGCGGATGCATGAGCGGGCTTTTGTATTAGTTCCTCTCACTGAGGTTCTCTACAAGCGACAAGATGCTGCATTTGAATTCATCTCCGCGCATTTGGAGAAACTGGAAGGAAAGGAAGGCGTCATCCTATGGAAAAAAGCTCAGTAG
- the dusB gene encoding tRNA dihydrouridine synthase DusB, protein MLKIGNVEAPNKVVLAPMAGVCNPAFRLIAKEFGTGLVCAEMVSDKAIVHGNSRSMEMLYVDDREKPLSLQIFGGDTETLVQAARIVDQQTNADIIDINMGCPVPKITKCDAGARWLLQPEKIEEMIATVVAAVSKPVTVKMRIGWDSEHIYAIENAKAVERGGGSAVSVHGRTREQLYTGKADWDIIRDVKQALSIPVIGNGDVVTPEDAKRMLDHTGVDGVMIGRGALGNPWMLYRTVQYLANGELPPEPTPEEKIRIAILHMDRLIALKGEHVAVKEMRKHLAWYLKGMTGAARVKDALMEMLKRDEMVRALNDYVEHLYTHSSSTTIEESAVLQ, encoded by the coding sequence GTGCTGAAAATAGGAAATGTCGAAGCTCCCAATAAAGTCGTGCTTGCCCCAATGGCGGGCGTTTGTAACCCTGCGTTCCGACTCATTGCCAAAGAATTTGGTACAGGTTTAGTCTGTGCAGAAATGGTTAGTGATAAAGCCATTGTTCACGGGAATTCCCGTTCGATGGAGATGCTTTATGTTGATGATCGAGAAAAACCGTTAAGTCTGCAAATCTTTGGTGGCGATACCGAGACGCTTGTGCAAGCGGCTAGAATCGTTGACCAACAGACGAATGCAGACATTATTGATATAAATATGGGTTGTCCAGTCCCGAAAATCACAAAGTGTGACGCGGGTGCAAGATGGCTGCTCCAACCTGAGAAAATCGAAGAAATGATCGCGACCGTTGTTGCGGCAGTAAGCAAACCAGTAACTGTGAAGATGCGTATCGGTTGGGATTCCGAACACATTTATGCCATAGAAAATGCTAAAGCTGTCGAAAGAGGCGGCGGCAGTGCAGTGAGCGTCCACGGTCGTACACGTGAGCAGCTGTATACAGGTAAAGCGGATTGGGATATCATTCGTGATGTTAAGCAAGCTCTGTCGATTCCCGTTATCGGGAACGGTGATGTTGTGACACCTGAGGATGCAAAGCGCATGTTAGACCATACGGGTGTAGATGGCGTGATGATTGGGCGCGGCGCATTAGGCAACCCTTGGATGCTTTACCGTACCGTACAATACCTTGCCAATGGTGAGTTGCCGCCTGAGCCGACACCGGAAGAGAAGATCCGTATCGCGATATTACACATGGACCGTCTTATTGCTCTTAAGGGTGAGCATGTTGCTGTGAAAGAGATGCGCAAACATTTGGCATGGTACCTCAAGGGTATGACAGGGGCGGCTCGTGTGAAGGATGCACTTATGGAGATGTTGAAGCGTGATGAAATGGTGCGAGCTTTGAATGATTATGTCGAGCATCTATATACGCATTCATCATCAACTACGATTGAAGAATCAGCTGTACTTCAATAA